DNA sequence from the Hydrogenobacter sp. genome:
AAGGCTGTTGAAGAAATAAGGAGATCCCTTGAGGAAGAAAAGAGAAAACTTGAGGAAAGAATAGTAGAAATAGCTAAGCTCATAAGGGATAAACTTCTGGAGGAAGCTGCATGACGGAAAACGGACATAGCGCTCTGGAGCTTTTCTGGAAAGGCTTTAACATAATCTTATTTTTGGGAATAGTTTACTACTTTGGTCGCAAGCCAATATCCGAAGCTTTCGGTAACTTCTTTAAGAGTCTCACAGAGAAGCTTAACGCTTCGGAAGAGGAGCTAAAGCTTGCAAAGGAGGAGCTAAACAGAGCCAAAGAAAGTTATGAGGATGCACAAAGGAGGTATAAAGAACAGATAAAGCTGGCTCAAGAAACTGCCGAATACGTGAAGGAAGAGGAGCTTAAGAAGGCACAGCAAATAGCGGGAAGAATTAGGGAAAAAGCTGAGGAAGCCATACAGATAGAAACAAAGAGAGCAAAAGAAGAACTTTTACACTTTGGCATGGAGAAAGCTAAAGAGCTGGCTACAGAAATGCTTCAAAAAGCTTTTGAAGATCCGCAGATACAAAAGAGATACATAGAAAGATCCCTCAAGTTTTTGGAGGAAACATGATAAAGAACGTGGATCTTGCAAGAAAGTTATCCAAGATGCTTATAAGTTCGTTACCTAAAGAGAAAAAAACATTACTTGCAGTATCAGACTTTTTGGGCTTGCTGTCTGAACTTTACAGGAAAGAAAAGAGCTTTAGAGATTTTATGATAAATCCTTTAGTACCTTCAGATGCTAAGCTATCTTATCTGAAAGCTATTAGGGAAAGGCTGAACATACTTAAGGAGATAGATACAATCTTATCTTACATAATTGAGCTAAACGCCTTTCCTCTAATATCCGAAATAAAAAGGCTATATGATCACGAAGTTGAGAAGACATTGAGGTTTTCCAAAGCATTTTTAATACTGGCAAAAAAAACTGACGGATCGGTGCTTGAAAGGATAAGGGAGGTTATTGGTAAATTGCTTGGAAGAGAGCTGGAGTTTGAAGTTACTGAAGATGCTTCCCTTATAGGGGGATTTGTTGTAAAAACTTACGGCTTTTTACTTGATGCGTCTGTGAAAAAGAGCTTGCAAGATGTCCTAAGGAGCTAAAAATGGAATATCCAAGGGAAATTTTTATAAATCTTGCAAAAGAGTTAAAAAGCATGGCTATACCACCTGAGATAGAACTACTCATCTGCTTTCCCGGTATTGAAGAGGATGATTGTGAGGAAAACGCCGCTTATCCTACGGTGATAGTACGTTATACGGGAAGCTTTGGTGAAGAAGGTCCGGAAAAGAAAATCGTTTTTAACGAAGCTTATTGGGGATCAAGCGTAGAGCAGTTAAAAGGTGCAGTTATGCACCAGGTAAAATCACTTATGGAAGAGCTTCAGTCCTT
Encoded proteins:
- a CDS encoding F0F1 ATP synthase subunit delta, yielding MIKNVDLARKLSKMLISSLPKEKKTLLAVSDFLGLLSELYRKEKSFRDFMINPLVPSDAKLSYLKAIRERLNILKEIDTILSYIIELNAFPLISEIKRLYDHEVEKTLRFSKAFLILAKKTDGSVLERIREVIGKLLGRELEFEVTEDASLIGGFVVKTYGFLLDASVKKSLQDVLRS
- a CDS encoding ATP synthase F0 subunit B, yielding MTENGHSALELFWKGFNIILFLGIVYYFGRKPISEAFGNFFKSLTEKLNASEEELKLAKEELNRAKESYEDAQRRYKEQIKLAQETAEYVKEEELKKAQQIAGRIREKAEEAIQIETKRAKEELLHFGMEKAKELATEMLQKAFEDPQIQKRYIERSLKFLEET